One region of Aminobacterium colombiense DSM 12261 genomic DNA includes:
- the hypF gene encoding carbamoyltransferase HypF encodes MHNISTFLVTGIVQGVGFRPFCARLAEDMGLGGSVKNTSDGVVIKLQGSQTQIEAYLQRLQKEKPEASHISSIDLLFQEDSCEEKGNFVIEKSLRLEHQRVLIPPDIATCNDCLREMRDPSNRRYRYPFINCTNCGPRYTIIEDLPYDRPSTTMRSFAMCPQCHFEYTRSSDRRYHAQPNACFDCGPSLYLIDKNGRVAAEGEEALQICCSRLKKGETAAIKGLGGFHLACDPFNSEATQKLRRRKNRKDKPFALMVSDLARAKQLVYLTGTAEKLLTSSKRPIVLCPAKRNSGLSPLVAPGQNALGIMLPYTPLHHLLLEHFDALIMTSANMSDAPIISDNNEAQASLSDLADFFLMHNRDIHMAIDDSVIASQGQEYIVLRRARGFVPIPLASLHKGPVIIAAGAEMKSTFTLTQDNTIFPGQYLGDLKQIGTIVYYKKALEHFLKLYNLHPEYLVYDLHPQYISGPLARKVIKRPFNATLGVQHHHAHMAACLLENRREEPTIGAIFDGTGYGDDGTIWGGEFLVADMKSYERKGSLLPCPLPGGEKAVLEPWRYGLALLTLTLGNEEAIALSGQIWPEKKSLLPSLLAIMNASPITTSCGRFFDGVSALLGFCTDISYDGQAAMELEGHAKGESIAPFEILEKDDFLSLDWRPALKWMVENRQHHRKESLAAAFHGGLALGTANLCLRISERTGIKHVALSGGVWQNRRLLVLTLSYLRRRGLLPLTHHLLSPNDENVSVGQAAIGMAHWAVPGLEYVQSGQ; translated from the coding sequence ATGCACAATATCTCGACTTTTCTTGTTACAGGAATAGTACAGGGAGTAGGTTTTCGGCCATTTTGTGCCCGACTGGCCGAAGACATGGGGCTTGGCGGCTCAGTCAAGAACACCTCCGATGGGGTTGTCATAAAGTTGCAAGGTTCCCAAACCCAAATCGAAGCTTACCTTCAAAGACTACAAAAAGAAAAACCTGAGGCCTCCCACATATCATCTATAGACCTGCTTTTTCAGGAGGACAGTTGTGAAGAAAAGGGAAACTTTGTTATAGAAAAAAGTCTGCGTCTTGAACATCAACGGGTGCTTATACCTCCTGATATCGCTACCTGCAATGATTGTCTCAGAGAAATGAGAGACCCATCAAACAGGCGGTATCGGTATCCCTTTATCAATTGCACTAACTGTGGGCCCCGATACACCATCATAGAAGATCTACCTTATGACAGACCATCTACCACCATGAGATCTTTTGCTATGTGCCCTCAATGTCATTTTGAGTATACTCGGTCATCTGATCGAAGATATCACGCACAACCTAACGCCTGTTTCGATTGCGGCCCCTCTCTCTACCTCATTGATAAAAACGGCAGGGTCGCGGCCGAGGGTGAAGAGGCCCTTCAGATCTGCTGCTCACGGTTAAAAAAAGGGGAAACAGCTGCCATTAAAGGGCTAGGAGGGTTCCATCTCGCCTGTGACCCTTTCAATAGTGAGGCTACGCAAAAGCTGAGGCGACGTAAAAACAGAAAAGACAAACCCTTCGCTTTAATGGTTTCAGATCTTGCTCGGGCCAAACAACTTGTCTATCTGACAGGGACAGCAGAAAAACTTCTTACATCCTCAAAACGACCAATTGTTTTGTGCCCCGCCAAGAGAAATAGCGGTCTGTCTCCATTGGTGGCCCCTGGACAGAATGCCCTTGGCATCATGTTGCCCTACACACCCCTTCACCATTTGTTGCTAGAGCACTTCGATGCCCTTATTATGACAAGCGCCAACATGAGTGACGCCCCCATTATTTCTGATAACAACGAAGCCCAGGCGTCCCTTTCTGACCTCGCTGACTTTTTCCTTATGCACAATCGGGATATCCACATGGCCATCGATGATTCTGTCATTGCATCCCAGGGGCAAGAGTACATAGTGCTGCGCCGGGCTAGAGGATTTGTTCCTATCCCCCTTGCATCTCTTCATAAGGGACCAGTAATAATTGCTGCAGGGGCGGAGATGAAATCCACATTTACACTGACCCAGGATAACACCATCTTCCCAGGACAATATCTAGGCGATCTCAAACAGATAGGGACAATAGTCTATTATAAAAAGGCATTAGAGCATTTTCTTAAGCTTTATAATTTGCACCCAGAATATCTTGTCTACGATCTTCACCCCCAATATATTTCTGGTCCACTCGCCCGAAAGGTGATAAAAAGACCCTTTAATGCAACTCTTGGAGTACAGCATCACCATGCCCATATGGCAGCATGCCTTCTTGAAAATCGCAGGGAAGAACCGACTATAGGAGCAATCTTTGATGGCACCGGGTATGGAGATGACGGAACGATATGGGGTGGAGAATTTTTAGTGGCAGATATGAAATCCTATGAGCGTAAGGGCTCACTGCTGCCTTGCCCACTTCCAGGGGGAGAAAAGGCTGTGCTTGAACCGTGGAGATACGGCCTGGCTCTTTTAACATTAACCCTGGGAAATGAAGAGGCAATAGCGCTTTCTGGTCAAATTTGGCCTGAAAAGAAGAGTCTGCTACCGAGTCTGCTCGCTATAATGAATGCTTCCCCTATAACCACTTCTTGCGGACGTTTCTTTGACGGTGTATCCGCTCTATTGGGTTTCTGCACCGACATTTCCTACGATGGACAGGCGGCAATGGAGCTCGAAGGACATGCGAAAGGAGAATCTATTGCTCCCTTTGAAATTCTGGAAAAGGACGATTTTTTGTCTTTGGACTGGCGTCCCGCATTGAAATGGATGGTAGAAAACCGCCAACACCATAGAAAGGAATCCCTTGCAGCCGCATTCCATGGAGGGCTTGCTCTTGGCACGGCTAACCTGTGTTTGCGCATCTCTGAGCGAACCGGGATAAAACACGTAGCCCTATCAGGCGGAGTGTGGCAGAACAGGAGGCTCCTGGTTCTGACTCTTTCCTATCTTCGCAGAAGGGGACTTCTCCCACTTACCCATCATCTGCTTTCTCCAAACGATGAGAACGTTTCTGTGGGACAAGCGGCCATAGGCATGGCCCACTGGGCAGTGCCAGGTCTTGAATATGTGCAGAGTGGGCAATAA
- the glpX gene encoding class II fructose-bisphosphatase, with amino-acid sequence MAIPERNLALELVRGTEAAAMAAGRWMGRGDKNEADGAAVTAMRYMLNTIAMDGTVVIGEGEKDEAPMLFNGERLGSGVSPEVDIAVDPIDGTRLTAMGLPGAISVVALSEKGTMYDPRNIFYMNKLATGPDAAGVIDIEAPIEENIKRVAKKKAKSVGDVTVVVLDRPRHDEIKSRIRQIGARIKLIPDGDVAGALLTCKEEGGADLLVGIGGSPEAVITACAIKCLGGNMQCKLWVRDEKEAEESRAMGLDLDAVLTLDDLVKGDNVFFAATGVTDGDFLKGVRYEGRRIRTFSMVMRSKSGTVRYVEAIHHPKKLCTISGIDYAPEYEANHQ; translated from the coding sequence ATGGCGATTCCAGAACGAAATCTGGCTCTTGAACTGGTGCGAGGAACAGAGGCTGCTGCTATGGCTGCCGGCCGTTGGATGGGCAGGGGAGATAAGAACGAAGCTGATGGGGCTGCCGTTACAGCTATGCGCTATATGCTGAATACGATAGCTATGGATGGGACCGTAGTCATAGGAGAGGGAGAAAAAGACGAGGCTCCCATGCTTTTCAATGGCGAACGCCTGGGTTCCGGGGTTTCCCCCGAAGTGGATATTGCCGTTGATCCCATAGATGGCACCCGCCTAACGGCCATGGGGCTTCCTGGTGCAATTAGCGTAGTGGCCCTTTCTGAAAAAGGAACCATGTATGATCCCCGGAATATTTTTTACATGAACAAACTAGCTACCGGTCCCGATGCGGCCGGAGTCATAGATATAGAGGCTCCCATCGAAGAGAATATTAAGAGGGTAGCTAAAAAGAAAGCTAAATCTGTTGGAGACGTAACAGTTGTTGTTCTAGATCGACCCCGTCACGATGAGATAAAAAGCCGCATACGCCAAATAGGGGCACGTATAAAGCTGATTCCGGATGGAGATGTGGCAGGAGCTCTTTTGACTTGCAAGGAAGAGGGTGGCGCAGACCTTCTCGTAGGGATAGGAGGCTCTCCGGAGGCTGTTATTACTGCTTGTGCCATTAAATGTCTTGGGGGTAATATGCAGTGCAAACTTTGGGTAAGGGATGAGAAGGAAGCTGAAGAGAGCAGGGCCATGGGGCTTGATCTTGATGCTGTGCTTACCCTAGACGACCTCGTTAAAGGAGACAATGTCTTCTTTGCTGCCACTGGCGTTACAGACGGTGATTTCTTGAAGGGGGTTCGTTATGAAGGGCGTCGCATTCGTACCTTCTCTATGGTAATGCGCTCGAAAAGCGGTACTGTGCGATATGTAGAGGCCATTCATCACCCTAAAAAACTATGTACTATCAGTGGCATAGACTATGCACCTGAATATGAGGCTAACCATCAATAA